Proteins encoded in a region of the Papio anubis isolate 15944 chromosome 14, Panubis1.0, whole genome shotgun sequence genome:
- the POU3F3 gene encoding LOW QUALITY PROTEIN: POU domain, class 3, transcription factor 3 (The sequence of the model RefSeq protein was modified relative to this genomic sequence to represent the inferred CDS: inserted 1 base in 1 codon), protein MQPDAPPSLRHQGPSSVKMVKRLIIQRPMTXSNGGHMLSHAHQWVTALPHAAAAAAAAAAAAVEASSPWSGSAVGMAGSPQQPPQPPPPPPQGPDVKGGAGRDDLHAGTALHHRGPPHLGPPPPPPHQGHPGGWGAAAAAAAAAAAAAAAAHLPSMAGGQQPPPQSLLYSQPGGFTVNGMLSAPPGPGGGGGGAGGGAQSLVHPGLVRGDTPELAEHHHHHHHHAHPHPPHPHHAQGPPHHGGGGGGAGPGLNSHDPHSDEDTPTSDDLEQFAKQFKQRRIKLGFTQADVGLALGTLYGNVFSQTTICRFEALQLSFKNMCKLKPLLNKWLEEADSSTGSPTSIDKIAAQGRKRKKRTSIEVSVKGALESHFLKCPKPSAQEITNLADSLQLEKEVVRVWFCNRRQKEKRMTPPGIQQQTPDDVYSQVGTVSADTPPPHHGLQTSVQ, encoded by the exons ATGCAGCCAGACGCGCCGCCGAGCCTCAGGCACCAGGGACCGTCCTCTGTCAAGATGGTCAAACGACTTATAATACAGAGACCCATGA TCAGCAACGGCGGCCATATGCTGAGCCACGCGCACCAGTGGGTCACAGCCCTGCCccacgccgccgccgccgccgccgctgccgccgccgccgccgtggAGGCGAGCTCGCCGTGGTCGGGCAGCGCCGTGGGCATGGCTGGCAGCCCCCAGCAGCCACCGCAGCCGCCGCCACCACCGCCGCAGGGCCCCGACGTGAAGGGCGGCGCCGGGCGCGACGACCTGCACGCGGGCACAGCGTTGCACCACCGCGGGCCGCCGCACCTCGGACCCCCGCCGCCGCCCCCACACCAGGGCCACCCTGGGGGCTGGGGGGcggccgccgctgccgccgccgccgccgccgccgcagccgccgccgcgCACCTCCCGTCCATGGCCGGGGGCCAGCAGCCGCCACCGCAGAGTCTGCTCTACTCGCAGCCCGGGGGCTTCACGGTGAACGGCATGCTGAGCGCGCCCCCAGggcccggcggcggcggcggcggcgcgggcggTGGAGCCCAGAGCTTGGTGCACCCGGGGCTGGTGCGCGGGGACACGCCGGAGCTAGCCgagcaccatcaccaccaccaccaccacgcgCACCCGCACCCGCCGCACCCGCACCACGCGCAGGGACCCCCGCAccacggcggcggcggcggcggcgcggggcCTGGACTCAACAGCCACGACCCGCACTCGGACGAGGACACGCCGACGTCGGACGACCTGGAGCAGTTCGCCAAGCAGTTCAAGCAACGGCGCATCAAGCTGGGCTTCACGCAGGCCGACGTGGGGCTGGCGCTGGGCACGCTCTACGGCAACGTGTTCTCGCAGACCACCATCTGCCGCTTCGAGGCCCTGCAGCTGAGCTTCAAGAACATGTGCAAGCTCAAGCCGCTGCTGAACAAGTGGCTGGAGGAGGCGGACTCAAGCACCGGCAGCCCCACAAGCATCGACAAGATCGCGGCGCAGGGCCGGAAGCGCAAGAAGCGGACCTCTATCGAGGTGAGCGTCAAGGGCGCGCTGGAGAGCCACTTCCTCAAGTGCCCCAAGCCCTCCGCGCAGGAGATCACCAACCTGGCCGACAGCCTGCAGCTCGAGAAGGAGGTGGTGCGGGTCTGGTTCTGCAATCGGCGCCAAAAGGAGAAGCGCATGACGCCGCCCGGGATCCAACAGCAGACGCCCGACGACGTCTACTCGCAGGTGGGCACCGTGAGCGCCGACACGCCGCCGCCGCACCACGGGCTGCAGACGAGCGTGCAGTGA